In Bacillus sp. BGMRC 2118, a single window of DNA contains:
- a CDS encoding TetR/AcrR family transcriptional regulator, with protein sequence MPPVVSDEYRARKRSEIIEHALACFAEKGFQAATIDDIVKHSKISKGSIYTYFKSKEEIYIALMNEKTVSSTERLLEELTQYDTAIEKISFIFDVYKMQAGRGTWMDTVKVHTEFYLHASRDSELRQLLIDRAATYYNSVIIDIIEEGKKTGEVTTTSNPDVLARLFWSIINGVGFQYSALEENYPYEEVIEEAKEMFIASLK encoded by the coding sequence ATGCCGCCGGTAGTTTCTGATGAGTATCGAGCAAGAAAACGAAGTGAAATTATTGAACATGCATTAGCTTGTTTTGCTGAAAAAGGATTCCAGGCCGCCACAATTGATGATATTGTCAAGCATTCAAAAATTAGCAAAGGCTCAATTTATACGTATTTCAAAAGTAAAGAAGAAATCTATATCGCCTTAATGAACGAAAAAACAGTATCAAGTACAGAAAGGTTACTAGAAGAATTAACTCAGTACGATACTGCGATAGAGAAGATCTCCTTTATTTTTGATGTATACAAAATGCAGGCAGGTCGTGGAACATGGATGGACACAGTAAAAGTTCATACAGAGTTTTATCTTCATGCTTCTAGAGATTCCGAATTAAGACAACTGTTAATTGACCGAGCAGCAACCTATTACAATAGTGTAATTATCGATATTATTGAAGAAGGCAAGAAGACAGGCGAAGTTACAACAACATCAAATCCAGATGTATTGGCTAGATTATTCTGGAGTATTATAAACGGAGTCGGTTTCCAATACTCGGCACTAGAAGAAAACTATCCATATGAAGAAGTCATAGAAGAAGCAAAAGAAATGTTTATTGCTTCTTTAAAGTGA
- a CDS encoding S41 family peptidase, translating into MNTLMDRLVDQEEALEFVKNAITLIKEKYIFSDVAEEIGTLLQENVNKGKYNTSYTYREFKKIIEEDMQSINGDKHLHIHIQEIETNEVDEKEMRQEYIRMAEKNNYGFHKMERLPGNVGYVDIRAFYDSDIASETAVHVMNSIIHTDALIVDLRNNVGGSLNMVAVIASYFFDELTHIDGFYDRIEDKTSQVWTLPYVPGKLYLDKPVYVLTSKKTFSAGELFAYALKHQGRITVVGESTGGGANPGIYHQLTKQLRLFVSSGRSINPITGTNWEGTGVEPDIVMEAEESLPFTYEMALSAVKEKYLSKQGYDFLLEEIEDAIKNQSK; encoded by the coding sequence ATGAATACTTTAATGGATAGATTAGTAGATCAAGAGGAAGCCCTAGAATTTGTGAAAAATGCAATTACTCTTATAAAAGAGAAGTATATATTTTCTGATGTTGCAGAAGAAATTGGCACCCTACTGCAGGAAAACGTAAACAAGGGGAAATACAATACTTCTTATACGTATCGAGAATTTAAAAAGATCATTGAAGAAGATATGCAAAGTATTAATGGTGACAAGCACTTACATATTCACATACAAGAAATAGAGACAAATGAAGTAGATGAAAAAGAAATGCGACAAGAATATATACGTATGGCCGAAAAGAACAATTACGGTTTTCATAAAATGGAACGTTTACCGGGCAATGTTGGGTATGTTGACATTCGAGCATTTTATGATAGCGATATTGCATCTGAAACAGCTGTTCATGTGATGAATTCAATTATACATACGGATGCACTAATTGTGGACTTAAGAAATAACGTAGGAGGTTCACTAAATATGGTTGCCGTCATCGCCAGTTATTTCTTCGATGAGCTAACCCATATAGATGGCTTCTACGATCGTATTGAAGATAAAACGTCACAGGTTTGGACGCTTCCATATGTACCGGGAAAGTTGTATCTGGATAAACCAGTCTATGTTTTAACGAGTAAAAAAACATTCTCCGCTGGTGAACTGTTTGCTTATGCACTCAAACATCAAGGGAGGATTACAGTCGTTGGTGAGTCAACTGGAGGAGGGGCAAATCCAGGAATTTATCACCAACTAACAAAACAACTGAGACTCTTTGTATCAAGTGGCAGATCAATTAATCCAATTACAGGTACGAACTGGGAAGGAACAGGAGTAGAGCCTGACATTGTAATGGAAGCAGAAGAATCGTTGCCATTTACATATGAAATGGCACTATCTGCTGTAAAAGAGAAATATCTTTCAAAACAAGGGTATGATTTTTTACTAGAGGAAATAGAAGATGCTATTAAAAATCAATCAAAGTAA
- a CDS encoding beta-lactamase family protein, translated as MINIKELELMIKESMENAYVPGLAIAITKGNETVYEAGFGVTSIEDNGIAITPNTLFCIGSLTKPLTGTLLMRLVEENLLELDLPIVNYIPWFQLANKEYSQRVTLRMLLSHTAGLPHIFEKYGDLDSGALKRLVQNLSEETFIFEPGFTWSYSDLGIDIAGYLAEVVTGRSYQELMIEYVFSPLGMSRSTFEPLVAMTYPLALAHQTTDNGTLEVIHKFVGNAAQNPSSFAMTTVHDVTRFMKMIAQGGRNKDERYLTSQTIADMHTVIGDYFTLEKSGYGLTFEIDHYNNVKKVWHDGSIQSYASWLFIAPEHELGVVIMTNKSQGLWEAAEEIINYVFDQVASSNKNEKSKVVEYNGSHLDVVKAVGTYIGSWLGVVRIVEEEGNLVLNVNGENKKLKPFGFDRFYGEEVTVGFVEKDCQVITSMVNGIPCEKIAENPHYLYHVQDYTPYLGSFNEGNDLLRFYVEDDRLMCFDQYDNKSYACTIVGPTRIVIPNCLIDFIPSDSNEYNSIRINKGKILNKIKKTILDRSLKI; from the coding sequence ATGATTAACATAAAAGAACTAGAATTAATGATTAAGGAAAGTATGGAAAATGCATATGTTCCGGGTCTGGCTATTGCTATTACTAAAGGGAACGAAACTGTATATGAAGCTGGGTTCGGTGTGACGAGTATTGAGGATAATGGAATTGCTATCACACCGAATACTCTGTTTTGTATCGGCTCTTTGACAAAGCCATTAACGGGTACTTTATTAATGAGATTAGTAGAAGAAAATTTACTGGAGTTAGATTTACCTATTGTAAACTATATTCCTTGGTTTCAGCTTGCGAATAAAGAATATAGTCAAAGGGTTACACTTCGAATGTTGTTAAGTCATACAGCAGGACTTCCACATATATTTGAGAAATATGGGGATTTAGATTCCGGCGCATTAAAAAGACTTGTTCAAAATTTATCAGAGGAAACCTTCATCTTTGAACCCGGGTTTACGTGGAGCTACAGTGATTTAGGAATTGATATAGCCGGATACTTGGCAGAGGTTGTAACAGGGAGGTCCTATCAAGAGTTAATGATTGAATATGTATTCAGTCCACTTGGGATGAGTAGATCAACATTTGAACCTTTAGTTGCTATGACGTACCCGTTAGCATTAGCTCATCAAACAACTGATAATGGGACACTTGAGGTTATTCATAAATTCGTAGGAAATGCAGCGCAGAATCCATCTAGCTTTGCAATGACGACTGTCCATGATGTGACACGCTTTATGAAGATGATAGCTCAAGGTGGTAGGAATAAGGACGAGAGATACTTAACATCTCAGACTATTGCAGATATGCATACTGTTATTGGAGATTATTTTACGCTCGAGAAAAGTGGATACGGTTTAACATTTGAAATTGATCACTATAACAATGTAAAAAAAGTCTGGCATGACGGTTCCATTCAATCATATGCATCCTGGTTATTTATAGCACCGGAACATGAACTTGGGGTTGTGATCATGACCAATAAGTCACAGGGTTTATGGGAAGCAGCAGAAGAAATCATTAACTATGTTTTTGACCAAGTGGCATCTAGTAATAAAAATGAAAAGAGTAAGGTAGTAGAGTATAATGGAAGTCATTTAGATGTAGTGAAAGCTGTCGGAACATACATAGGTTCTTGGCTTGGGGTCGTGAGAATAGTTGAAGAAGAAGGAAACCTCGTATTAAATGTTAATGGTGAAAATAAAAAACTAAAGCCTTTTGGTTTTGATCGCTTCTATGGAGAAGAAGTAACAGTAGGCTTTGTAGAAAAGGATTGTCAGGTAATAACTAGTATGGTGAATGGAATTCCTTGTGAGAAGATAGCAGAGAATCCTCATTATTTGTATCATGTACAAGACTATACACCCTATTTAGGAAGCTTTAATGAAGGAAACGATTTGTTACGTTTTTATGTAGAAGATGATCGTTTGATGTGCTTTGATCAATATGATAATAAATCTTATGCTTGTACAATTGTCGGACCTACAAGAATTGTAATTCCGAATTGTCTAATAGACTTTATACCAAGTGATTCAAATGAATATAATAGTATTCGAATTAATAAAGGAAAGATACTGAATAAAATCAAAAAAACAATCTTGGATAGGAGTTTAAAAATATGA